Proteins encoded together in one Urocitellus parryii isolate mUroPar1 chromosome 3, mUroPar1.hap1, whole genome shotgun sequence window:
- the LOC144253568 gene encoding olfactory receptor 7D4-like → MEAENHTGLAQFLLLVLSENPELQSFLFGLFLIMYLVTVLGNLLIILAVSSDPHLHTPMYFFLSNLSLADICFTSTTVPKMLVNIQAQRKDISYTECLTQAYYCLIFVGIDVLLLTIMVYDRFAAICHPLNYIVIMSPRHCGLLVLISWFIVCSVSLIHILLLKQLTFSMGTEIPHFFCELAQLLKVATSDTLVNNIFMFVVAVVMGTISVTGILFSYSQIVSSLMKMSSVSKYKAFSTCGSHLCVVSLFYGTDLEVHLSSPLSHSAQQISIASVMYTVVTPMLNPFIYSLRNRDITGALRRLLSKTCSCP, encoded by the coding sequence ATGGAAGCAGAGAACCACACAGGCTTAGCCCAGTTTCTCCTCTTGGTCCTCTCAGAGAATCCTGAACTGCAATCCTTTCTGTTTGGACTGTTCCTAATcatgtacctggtcacagtgcttgggaacctgctcatcatcctggctgtcagctctgacccccacctccacacccccatgtacttcttcctctccaacctgtccttggctGACATCTGTTTCACCTCCACCACGGTCccaaagatgctggtgaacatccaggCACAGAGGAAAGACATCTCCTACACAGAGTGCCTCACTCAGGCGTATTATTGTCTGATTTTTGTTGGAATAGATGTTTTACTACTGACGATAATGGTGTATGACAGATTTGCAGCcatctgccatcccctgaactaTATAGTCATCATGAGCCCTCGGCACTGTGGCCTTCTGGTTCTGATTTCTTGGTTTATCGTATGCTCAGTGTCCCTGATTCATATCCTATTGCTGAAGCAGCTGACCTTCTCTATGGGCACTGAAATCCCacatttcttctgtgaactgGCTCAGCTTCTCAAGGTGGCCACCTCTGACACCCTCGTCAACAATATCTTTATGTTTGTGGTGGCTGTTGTGATGGGTACGATTTCTGTCACTGGAATTCTCTTCTCTTACTCTCAGATTGTCTCCTCCTTAATGAAGATGTCCTCTGTGAGCAAGTATAAAGCCTTTTCCACCTGTGGGTCCCACCTCTGTGTGGTCTCCTTGTTCTATGGAACAGACCTTGAGGTTCACCTCAGTTCTCCTCTGAGTCATTCTGCCCAGCAAATCTCTATTGCCTcagtgatgtacactgtggtcacccccatgctgaaccccttcatctacagtctgaggaacagGGACATCACTGGAGCCCTGAGGAGACT